From Anopheles darlingi chromosome 2, idAnoDarlMG_H_01, whole genome shotgun sequence, the proteins below share one genomic window:
- the LOC125959311 gene encoding uncharacterized protein LOC125959311 → MTPTQVLLCYILFAFVCESSANQPSFRIIAPKFLCNREAKPSEESNDQTNNNAISKEPSRFTIGVLFPAGPSWRSFQTNAGQRLQYRLTTYFEVLDGFVSQRHTLLLWRSVRLLERRVWREREMIADTGQLTIATDELVPGVRYTFGVVGLAQDGTESAEQNFTMTYRDIERGASFHHERASSNGGELSLLLLGAEVTYADVEYSVVARILFCHQRNDYSFRWFVEGLDEEFIPVAMERSNMLRIPQGSFTPNRVYTIRVRVCPSANGEETLTTAWIKVMVLEKSKEIVLFPTEAIVGFDQRIHIQSHMIGMASTPDTEWFCSREGSNINSDCNVFETTDEAIVTFHQEGQYEVRVLAANGTLESNSTLLTVNPKAIVSVKLLEYSSYPAIGGERFDMLVTLAGLVPNCASHWMVVEEDGYAYFAPTLIGGLGGLFIRDVEENFLSELVDYGNDTIERDLALSIPAHGTQWSGLEADVRYKFALETTCPEPIDDVRAPTKSKVRGNVTSRWTFVLETNGAPRGLPLEIEPASNGTALETIFKLSTGIAQDVSSDYPLRYSFWYVADGVKINIGTYYEITSAETVLPYTRSTIVSTYVIVCDSRHACSTIPGPDIQLTPAKEPSKKAIAFTIASIQGYFNRLNLREGLKTSFELLLTLRNQNSSAYDGTYEQFIDVFRSSLEHIGQVYAETGYLSESALQDFVAQSKPILDLKESTNHELFLRLLELLEPATGPRIDENDPLRSKRSTPPFASTSVVKVDMKLSLLESLTASKNASISSEARASLLSYVHQAAKSYCDAESRYVYAGQLIMLDVNRYRTLQAAELNLVHGPNNVLLTSGKSRYSDAFPENEYFCIGRAYIARDLFTPREPHELDLGFYEVFLLSVEKGGIWTLVNWHSDYFLWSLDGRRLPNVTCQLWSGNEWTDRDCSTVETEKNEVLCNCSRLAYLRITNETDAGQSLTFISSTTQPPSEPCSELTIDMSTEVTATSRSMSTAADHSLATSTVFTTSTQNDMVTFAPPIITEQPTNVTENEPSPLKASSESDAPTAFIHNSSLKVATIGYIILGALAISSMLVVLFTIIYRRRKVALRLVDELHTMPSRTRTQSPHVRYARFQDEHNMIGDNVSTISDVLTV, encoded by the exons ATGACGCCCACACAGGTCCTGTTGTGTTATATCCTGTTCGCCTTCGTATGTGAATCATCGGCG aATCAGCCATCGTTTCGTATCATTGCACCCAAGTTCCTTTGTAACCGTGAGGCGAAACCGAGCGAAGAATCTAACGATCAGACTAACAACAATGCTATCAGCAAGGAACCGTCGAGGTTCACTATCGG TGTTTTGTTCCCTGCGGGACCATCGTGGCGCAGTTTTCAAACGAATGCAGGCCAGCGATTGCAGTATCGATTGACTACATACTTTGAGGTGCTAGATGGGTTCGTAAGCCAGCGCCATACGCTGCTCCTGTGGCGCTCTGTACGGTTGCTGGAACGACGAGTGTGGAGGGAGCGCGAAATGATCGCCGACACGGGACAACTGACGATAGCCACGGATGAGCTAGTGCCGGGTGTTAGATACACTTTTGGCGTTGTCGGCCTTGCACAAGATGGCACCGAAAGCGCAGAGCAGAACTTTACCATGACTTACCGTGACATTGAGCGTGGTGCTTCGTTTCACCATGAACGAGCTTCGTCGAATGGGGGAGAGttatcgttgctgttgcttggaGCAGAAGTTACATACGCTGACGTTGAGTATAGTGTTGTCGCGAGGATACTGTTCTGCCACCAGAGAAATGATTACTCGTTCCGATGGTTTGTCGAAGGACTAGACGAAGAGTTCATACCAGTCGCCATGGAACGTTCGAATATGCTTCGCATCCCACAGGGAAGCTTCACTCCAAATCGAGTGTACACCATTCGAGTGCGCGTATGCCCATCGGCGAATGGTGAGGAAACGCTCACCACAGCATGGATaaaggtgatggtgttggaaAAGTCAAAGGAAATAGTACTGTTTCCAACGGAAGCCATCGTGGGATTCGATCAACGGATTCATATTCAATCACACATGATTGGGATGGCGAGCACACCGGACACAGAATGGTTCTGTAGTAGGGAAGGTTCCAATATCAATTCCGATTGCAATGTGTTTGAGACAACCGACGAAGCCATCGTTACGTTTCACCAGGAAGGGCAATATGAAGTTCGCGTTTTAGCTGCCAATGGGACGCTTGAGAGCAACAGTACCTTGCTGACTGTCAATCCGAAGGCAATCGTGTCGGTTAAGCTATTGGAATATAGCAGCTATCCTGCGATAGGAGGCGAACGTTTCGATATGCTCGTCACCTTGGCAGGACTTGTGCCTAATTGTGCCAGCCATTGGATGGTTGTTGAGGAGGACGGATACGCGTACTTCGCACCCACATTGATCGGTGGTCTTGGCGGGCTTTTCATTCGTGATGTCGAGGAAAACTTCCTTTCCGAGTTGGTGGATTATGGTAACGACACGATTGAGAGAGATCTTGCTCTCAGCATCCCGGCACACGGTACCCAATGGAGCGGTCTTGAAGCGGATGTACGCTATAAGTTCGCACTCGAAACCACCTGTCCGGAACCGATCGACGATGTTCGTGCGCCAACGAAATCCAAGGTCCGAGGGAATGTGACAAGTCGATGGACTTTCGTGCTGGAAACAAATGGTGCTCCACGTGGTTTACCACTGGAAATAGAACCGGCTAGCAACGGTACGGCACTTGAAACGATATTCAAGTTAAGTACGGGCATAGCACAGGACGTAAGCAGTGATTATCCCTTACGTTATTCCTTCTGGTATGTTGCTGATGGagtaaaaatcaatattgGAACTTACTACGAGATAACTTCGGCAGAAACGGTACTACCGTATACGCGCAGCACGATCGTAAGCACATACGTAATAGTGTGTGATTCACGACATGCCTGCTCCACCATCCCCGGTCCAGATATTCAGCTTACCCCGGCCAAAGAACCATCGAAGAAGGCGATTGCCTTTACAATTGCCTCGATACAGGGTTACTTCAATAGATTGAATCTCAGGGAGGGTTTGAAGACGTCATTTGAATTGTTACTCACTTTGCGCAATCAGAATTCCAGCGCTTACGACGGAACTTACGAACAATTTATAGACGTTTTCCGATCCTCACTTGAGCACATTGGGCAGGTTTATGCGGAAACTGGTTATCTTTCGGAGAGCGCACTGCAGGATTTTGTGGCACAATCTAAACCTATTCTTGATCTGAAGGAATCCACAAACCACGAGCTTTTCCTGAGGCTACTGGAACTTCTCGAACCGGCTACCGGTCCGCGTATTGATGAAAACGATCCATTGCGATCAAAACGGTCGACCCCACCATTTGCATCAACCAGCGTAGTTAAGGTCGATATGAAACTATCGTTGTTGGAAAGCTTAACAGCATCTAAAAATGCGTCCATCAGTAGCGAAGCACGTGCTAGTTTGCTAAGCTATGTACACCAGGCTGCCAAGAGTTATTGTGACGCTGAATCTCGGTACGTCTACGCTGGACAGTTGATTATGCTCGATGTGAACCGCTACCGAACTCTTCAAGCGGCCGAACTGAATTTGGTGCATGGTCCAAACAATGTCCTTCTAACGTCAGGAAAATCTCGGTATAGTGACGCATTTCCAGAAAACGAATACTTTTGCATCGGACGTGCTTACATTGCACGTGATTTGTTCACTCCTCGGGAACCACACGAGCTGGATCTGGGATTTTACGAAGTGTTCTTACTATCTGTGGAAAAAGGCGGCATATGGACACTGGTGAATTGGCATAGCGATTACTTTCTGTGGTCGCTCGATGGCCGTAGACTGCCGAATGTGACG TGTCAACTGTGGAGCGGAAATGAGTGGACTGATCGTGACTGTTCGACCGTGGAAACAGAAAAGAACGAGGTTCTTTGCAATTGCTCCCGATTAGCGTACTTAAG AATCACGAATGAAACAGACGCTGGTCAGTCTCTAACGTTTATCAGTTCAACCACGCAGCCACCATCAGAACCATGCAGTGAATTAACGATTGATATGTCTACGGAAGTCACGGCAACTAGCCGTTCTATgagcacagcagcagaccaTTCGTTAGCTACATCTACTGTCTTCACGACAAGCACTCAGAACGACATGGTCACATTTGCGCCTCCGATCATTACCGAACAGCCTACAAATGTCACCGAAAATGAACCGAGTCCACTGAAGGCTAGTAGCGAATCCGATGCACCAACAGCGTTCATACACAATAGCTCCTTGAAAGTGGCTACTATTGGTTACATCATCCTTGGAGCACTTGCCATCAGTTCCATGCTGGTAGTCTTGTTTACGATCATCTATCGGCGACGTAAAGTAGCATTGCGTCTGGTCGACGAGCTGCACACTATGCCGAGCCGAACACGTACCCAGTCGCCGCACGTACGTTACGCTCGTTTCCAGGACGAACATAATATGATCGGCGATAACGTATCCACCATATCGGACGTATTAACGGTTTGA
- the LOC125959689 gene encoding uncharacterized transmembrane protein DDB_G0289901-like: MTNSQNRNARNGANNADRYFSNHSPQQLSAQQQQQQQQHQQTVAGSAGGSNGGGKRGGNSNANGGRSQRSPSTNYFRSIFSSSAAIPIVQQQQQHQQRQPSSSPTAGGRVSGGRHTSNSSSSSNSFNQRSSPSGNGGGIAIVGAGGSSSTLYSSSLGGAPVSGSPPNFSRFAGSKCYDAPAPTALPKPPVHWTATSGAPNCGGFVGTSGPLPTVMAASSMMAGSGKKVAGSAGNNAINGAASSVKQHHLHYPQSSSSFQQGPQQQTRLRTKAMKSCASAAARANNRHAAMFTHNLKTILNVQA, from the coding sequence ATGACAAACTCGCAAAACCGAAATGCCCGTAACGGTGCGAACAACGCCGACCGCTACTTCAGTAACCACAGCCCGCAACAGCTGAgcgctcaacagcagcagcagcagcagcagcatcagcaaacggTAGCGggcagtgctggtggtagcaacggtggtggtaagcGAGGAGGAAACAGCAATGCGAACGGTGGTCGTAGTCAACGGTCACCCAGCACGAACTACTTCCGTAGTATTTTTTCGTCGAGCGCCGCTATACCCATagtacaacagcagcagcagcaccagcagcggcaaccgTCATCGTCTCCGACGGCCGGTGGCCGAGTTTCCGGCGGTCGTCataccagcaacagtagcagtagctcaAACAGCTTTAATCAACGATCCAGCCCAAGTGGCAACGGAGGAGGGATAGCGATTGTAGGAGCAGGAGGCTCTTCCTCGACACTGTACTCATCGTCGTTGGGTGGCGCACCTGTATCAGGTTCACCGCCAAACTTTTCGCGCTTTGCCGGAAGCAAGTGCTACGACGCTCCGGCTCCCACCGCCCTGCCGAAGCCTCCGGTACACTGGACGGCCACATCGGGCGCCCCAAACTGTGGCGGTTTCGTCGGCACCAGCGGTCCCTTACCAACGGTGATGGCAGCTTCGTCGATGATGGCTGGAAGTGGCAAAAAGGTGGCAGGATCCGCCGGCAACAACGCCATTAATGGCGCTGCCAGCTCGGTGAAGCAACATCATCTTCACTATCCtcagtcgtcgtcctcgttccAACAgggaccgcagcagcagactcGTCTGCGCACGAAAGCGATGAAATCCTGTGCTTCGGCGGCGGCCAGGGCTAACAACCGTCATGCGGCGATGTTTACCCATAATCTGAAAACGATCCTCAATGTACAAGCTTAA